CATCCATGCGACACGCGGTGCGGTGGAACGTTTTTATGATGACGAGATCGCACTGCGAAAAATGGTGCAATATCCACCCTTCAACATCTTCATTCTGCTTACCTGGGTTGGTACTGCTCAGTCTGCACTTGAACTCGAAAAGCCAGTACGAGAAACCCTTAAAGCCTTTCCGATCCAGTACTACAACAACCCTAATTCTACCTACAGCAAAACCCAGCGACACGGGCTTATTCGTGTACCAGCCAGCGATAAAGCATTATTCCAAACTATCCTCACGACACTACGCACTATTCCGCCGTATGTAAAGGTCGAGATCGATCCAGAGAGAATCGTGTAATTAACTTTACGCTCATTAAATCACGTGGTAATGTGCAGATGGTCATCTGTACGGTACTGATGGAGGAAAGTCATGCTACTTGTGTACACAATTCTACATCTGCTTGTTTCAGCCATACTCTGGGAGTTGTGGCCTCAAATATTCGGAAAACGCACTGTTATCACGTATTTGGCGGTCTTATCAGGACCATCTTCTATCCTAATCGTAGGAATAGCTGCAACAGTACTGTTAACAATCGGATATATAACATTCCTCTTCACTCCAATCTCTGCCCCACCTTGGGGAATCACTGGAGACGACTGAGTGAATTAAAAATTTGAGAGTGGTCGACTAATCGCCGCTCTTTATTTTTCCCTATCATTTTGTATAGTATTTTCATGAATAAATTAGTCCCGCAGAACCACCCTGCCCTACACACCATCGCCGAGGAAATCACCCCGGAGGAATTTGCTAATGGCACCGTCGCGAAGATCCTCAAAGGCATGCGCAAAGCGATCAAGACCTACGACGTTGATGGCTATGCTGCGGTTGCGATTGCTGCACCGCAAGTTGGTGTTGCTAAGCGCCTGTTTCTGATTGAGGACCAAAACGCAGATCGTGAGGATCCACTCCCAACTATCGTTGCTATCAATCCTCGCATCACCAAAGTATCGAAAAAATCACATGAGGTTGGTGAAGGCTGTCTCTCAGTACCAAACAAGTATGGTGTCGTACTGCGCCATAAGAACGTGACTGTTGAGGCACTTGATGAAAACGGCGAACCATTCACTCGTGGTGCTGGTGGCCTCTTGGCACAGATCATTCAGCATGAGTGCGATCACCTCGATGGCACCCTCTTTGTAGATCGCGCAGAAAAAGTGTGGGACAAAGACGACCGACCAAGTGGGTTAAGCGAGGCTGAAAATGAATAAGGAAATAAAATTCGCATACTTTGGAGGCGAACCGCTTGGAGTGCCTGCGCTCGAAGAGTTGGCCGCGGCCGGCCTCATGCCGAGCTTGGTAGTTTGCAACCCCGATCGACCGGCCGGCCGCGGCCACAAACTCACGCCGCCGCCCGTCAAAATCTGGGCAGAAGCACACAATATTCCTGTCTTCCAACCAGATAGCTACAAGGCAGAAGTAACACGCCAACGACTTGAGAGCGAGTCTTGGGATGCATTTGTCGTAGTGGCCTACAATTTTATTCTACCCGAATGGTTACTTGAGATGCCGAAGCATGGCGTTTTGAATGCCCACCCTTCCCTACTACCAAAACTCCGTGGAGCAAGCCCGATTCGCACTGCAATCCTGAAAGACTTGCGCGATGAAGTAGGAGTGACCGTGATGTTACTTGATAAGGAGATGGACCACGGGCCAATTCTCGACCAGATGGCAATGGATATTTCTGACGAGAATTGGCCCGTATCAGGCCCGGATCTCGACCTCGCGCTCGCCCGTATGGGCGGTTCACTACTGGCCGACGTGCTACCAGCCTGGATCACCGGCGAACTCGCTCCACAAGAACAAGATCACGGCGCCGCTACCTACTGCGGTCGCTTCAAAAAGGGCGAAAATGAGCTCACGATCGATCCACTCGATCTTCCTACTGGCCAAGCAGCCTTGGCTGCTTGGCACACGATCAATGCCTGGGCTGGTATTGGCGATACATACTTCATGCACAACGACAAGCGAGTGAAGGTAAAGATGGCCGAACTGACTAATAACGGCACGCTGCAGTTACTTCGTGTAACACCCGAGGGTAAACGTGAGATTGATTTTGATGACTACCTGAAGAGTGTTTCATAAAAAAACGGGCGGCCCCGAAGGGGCCGCCCGTTTCTTACTTCAGCTCTATACCTGAGCCTCCATCATCATTTCCTTTGCTTCTCGTCCCGCTTGCTTATCTCTCGTTACCTGCTTTTCTTTAGCGGTGCGGAGCTCTTTATCGAGTTCGTCTCGGACTTCGTCGATCGCTTTCTCAAATGTTTCTTCCGTAGCTACTGCTCGATATAGCGTGCCATTGATCTGCAAATTTGCCTCAACCTGATGTACCTGACCATTCTGCTGTGGTGCCACCTTCTGAAATTCGATCTCACACGTTACCGCGTCATTGTCATGGAGATACTTGGAAAATGCTTCACATTTCTTTTCGATAAGTTCAGTCAATGCTTGCGCTTCTGCCAAATCATTGAATTTATAGTTGATTGATGGAAATGTCATAGAAATTTGTTGCTTCTTAGACTATTAACCCTCACACGAAGTACACGTTGATCCACCCACATGCACCCGTGGCTTGGCCACGGCAGCTGTCGCGCCAGTATTTGCGTAGTTTTCGCGCAAATACTCGATAATGTCACTAGACTCAAACATCGCGACATCCTTTTCAGTATCGACGAGATACGGCACCTGTGACTTACCGGTTTTAACTTCCAGTTCAGCCAAGGCCGCTTCATCTTCGTCGATATCCTTCAGTTCTAGTGCCACGTTTAGATTTTCTGCCATTTGCATCACTCGCTGACAGAATGGACACGTTGAACGCATGTAAAGTGTTAGCATGATTTCACTCTTCGTTATTTTGTAACCTTCCTACAGTATACTACGCAACCGCACCCACTGCCATTCAGCAACTCTGAACACGAAACACTCTCATTCTCTGTCAATGAACTTTCTTGACATATGAAAAAATCAGCGCAGTATATACCACAGGTACAGACAACTACCACTAGGAGGTGTGCCATGTCCCGTTCTTTCGCACGTGCTCGTTTGCTGGTAGTCGTCCTACTGGCCACGCTATTGAGTAGTTGCGTGCTGTATGTTCCGGGCGTACATGTTCGCAGCCACGTACAACCGTACTACCGATACTACGAACCACCTCGAGTCGAAACTCGCACCTACCACTGGGGTCTGCGGTACGATTACAACCGCCCCTCAAACCGCGAGTATCGAGACAACCACCGCAAGTGGCGTCGCAATCAAGAACGATACAACGACCGCTGGCGGTATCGGTATCGTTAAAGAATCTGGACCGACTTATGTCGGTCTTTTTGTATGAAAAATCCCGCCGTGTGTGTTGCCAATTTGGCAACCACTTACGGCGGGTTTCATTCTGTGGTCATCCACGACCAACTTCATCAGTGACGCACAACGTATTGTACGAACAACTGGCGACACGATTGGCCAGCACTGCAAAGCACACGTGCTGCCAATGGTGCAGTGTGAGTAAGAAGCCACAGCAGGGCTTGAAGCAGCATGAGGAGCGGCGAGCTGATCAACCCAAAGCGTTCTTCGCCATAGATCAGTGCAGCGGTCACCGGCAGGATATCGATCCCGGTCAGTGATGAAACTGCCACCAATGCCAACACGGCAAAGTATTCAGGCTGTTTATTCACAAACAGCTCAACCCAGCCCATCAGGGCTCCAAACAAAAAAAGAACACCGGCGGTGAACGAAATCATGGTGTCCATCGTCAAAACCTCCTATCTTGGTGAAGTATCAATTTCCAAGATAAAAATATGATACCAGAGATATATATGACTGTCAATATTTATCCACAATAACAGTAAAAGCCACGTCTCCATCGAGACGTGGCCATATTCCTCAAACGTCTTTACACCGTACTATGCAGCACACGGTCGCAGGCGCGCTCGGCTCCACAAGCAGCGGACTACTTTGCCTGCACTGTGACGCGCAGAAACCAAGGGATCCGGGTGAAGGTTGATCCACACTCCAGCACCCAACACTGCGATCGCAGTCAGGAGTAGCCACACGATCGGATCTCGCAACAACGAGACCAACAATGCGACACCACCAAACCAGAGTACGAGCCCAACGATCAGCATGATGCCGAGCAGAGCCAGTACTCGATGGAAAGAACGTTCACTCTTTTCGATACTTTTGAGCAAGCTATCATTCATAAAAAATGATCTCCCAAAAATCCAGACAACCAGCGTCTGGCGCTTTCTATACCATACAACATTTTTGTATTTTTGCAAGTTACATACGAAAAGGCCGGCAAGCTATGCTTGCCGGCCGGGACACCTCCTTACGCAGCGACCCGCTGCGAGATACGTTTGATGCGATACCGCAGAGCAACACCCGGTGCGAGTTCGAGCCGATTCCAATCTACCCGACCACGCGGCAGACGATAACCGAGTTCCCACTCGGCGCCTTTCATCCACGGCGCGACGAAGAGGTCTTCGGCACCGTAGAGGAAGAAGGCAGCTTCGTCTGCTCGGATCACAAACTGCACCAAGGGACGCAGCGTGTAGGTGAAGAGCTTCTGCCGCTCATAGGCAGCCATCAGGCCTTCGACCGAATCCTCGACCGGTGCATACGCACCCGAGAACTCCGGCAGCTCAAGCACCATTTCCATGGTACCGACCTCGATCGATTTGCTCTCGCCCACCGACTCGGTCGAGACCGACGGAGCTTTCACGCCTTCCGGCAGTGTGAAGCCGAGCGCTTCGAGGCGCTTTACTTCACTACGGTAGAACGAGGCTTCGTCACGCAGGCGCTCCGAAAGCATCTTCAGTCGCAAGTACGGCGCACCGTAAATGCTCTGCCGACGGTTCGGGTGCACATAGTGCTCGAAGTAGACGGTATTGCCAGTAAAGAGACCATGCTCGGTCAGGAACTTGTTCTCCTTGGCAGTCGGATCGAAGACGATCTTCTTCCAGCCGTCATACCAGTAGCCGTCGACATCGACCAGCATGTAGTTGCGATGCGCACCGGTCGATTCCCGCTCAGTGATTGGATCGCGTACCACGATGGTCTGGTCGAAGAGGCGCACCGAGAACGAGAAGACGTCCCGATTGGACGTGAGGCCGGTCAGGGAACCAAACTGATTCTGACCGATCTTGCGCTCGTTCTCTTTGCGCACGCTCTGGCGACGGTTGGTGTACTGAGGGATCTCGACCACCGCCCGGCGCTCGACCAGCGGCACCAAAAACGACAGCAAGTCGAGGTCGGTGACCTGGAAGTTGCCAGCAGCGTCGAGCGCCGGGCGCGGCGAACGGCCGGCCCAACTCATGATCGCGCCGTCAACCAACGAGCGAACGAAGTCGCTATCGATGGCCTGACTGCGGTCCATGATCTTGGCAGCGGCAGTATCGGTACGCGTTGCGACGTCTTTGACGGTTTTGGCAACGAAGTTGGAACCACGAACAATTTTCTTTTGAGTGCCCACTTAGCACCTCCATTCATGACAGTGATAGAATCCCCGCATCGGGTCTGTCCGAACCCTCAACACAACCTAATAACATCAAGTTGTTCCGGGTCGTCGCGACAAAAAATTTGGCTGCAACACTACGCTTCGTCTGCACTGAACTTGAGTTCACTACAGACTCCAGCTTGTGTCTCGCACAAATTTTTTGCCGCTTGGGACACCGGTGAGACTTCGTTCAAACCCTCAGGACGTTCGTGTTCAGCTGTGTCACTTCTTTGGTATCTGTGAAGAACTGAACTGTCATGAGGATATTTCGAAATGCACTTTTTTGTTATTTGTTGACGAATTTCGACAAATTGCTATAGTACGTCGAAACCACTATGGAAAAACTAACTACCATCCTTGGACTACTTGGACTCGCTACGCCTGAGCAGACCATCTACCTTTCCCTACTCCGCGAAGGTCAGTCCACTGCGCGCATGCTCGCTGCGCGCACAAGCATCACTCGCCCATCGGTATACGACCAACTCAAATTGCTTCGCGGTAAAGGGCTAGTGGTCGAACTCGACATCGACGGCAAGACCTACTTCTCCCCCACCAACCCAGAGCAGCTCATCGTGCTTATGGACGAGCAGCTCGACGAACTCGAGTACGGCCGCGCAACTCTCAAGCAGAATCTTCCTGCTCTCCTCTCGTCACTCGACCTCGTACAGCCAAAAGTGCGCTTCTTTGAGGGTCGAGATGGTGTCCAACAACTCATGAAAGACATGCTCTGGCACAACGACATAGAACTACAGATCTGCTGGCCGCACGACGCGATGCTCACCGTGCTCGGATCAGATTTCTTGCAGTGGTTCAATGAACGCCGCCAGAAACGACACATCACACTCAAGACCATTTGGCCACAGAGTAACAAGAAGCAAGCGACGCAGACCTTTACTACCGACGCATCAGATGTAGAGCGACGGTATCTTTCGAGCATTCCCACTGACGGCATGGGATACATCATCTATGCAAACAAAGTAATGTTCATCAGTTCGAGCAAAGAAGCATTTGGCTTTGTGGTTGATAGTGCTGAATTTGCATCATTGCAACGACTCCAATTCACCGCACTGTGGGAAAAGGCAAAATCGTAAAAGAGCCCTAAAACATTGACATTTTTAATATTTTAGTGTATAAATTTACACAAACGAGCATGGCTTCGCCTTGCTTTCCTGTTCCAAACCTGTTCATCAAAAGTTAAGAAAAGGAGAATCAAAGATGGTACTCATTGCACCGCCAGTGTACCTGTTCCCCATTATGTGGCTCGTTTTTGGAGCCGGTGTGCTGGGGATGTTGTTTCGTTGGCACCTGAAGACATCGACCATCGTAGGCGTTGTGGCAGGTTTCCTGCTCTTCGCCTTGTTCGCTCACTACGATGACCCGTACCACGTGTACTGGGGTGTTACCGCTGCGTTCGTGCTCGGGCTGACCGGCATGGCTGTGAGTAAACACTTCAACATCTACATGCTTGGGCTAGCTGCCGGAGTTTCATGGCTGCTGATCTTCATGACAACAGATGATCATACGCCGATCATGACTGCTCTGACTGACGTCAAGAACAGTATCACGGAACTCAACACGTTTTTAATTATGATCATGTTCGTGGTCGAGGCTGGTGTCCACATGGGCATCCTTAGCCCGATCTTGACGATCATTAACACAAACAGCAAGCGCACATTAATGATCATCATTGGACTGATGAGCTTTATCATGTCTGCAGTACTCGACAACCCGACTACTGCTGTTGTCATGGGTGCACTGTTGACTCAGTTGACCACCCGACCCGAAAACCGCTTGGTCTTCCTGGCGATCATCATTGCCGGCGCAAACGCTGGCGGCATACCGTCAGCTATCGGTAACACAACCTCGCTCTTCCTATTCATGGGAGGACAGATCACGATTGATGCAATGTTCTTACATCTGATCGTACCATCGCTGGTATACATGCTGGTGATCTTCGCTTGGTTCTGGTTCAAACTCAGCGGCAACGTCGAACGACCAGTCCCTAATGAGCTGGATCCTCACGCGCTAGAGCAATCTCAACAGTTTCACCTGAAGACCTGGCAGCAGTTACTGCTCCTTGGGCTCGTACTGTCTGGCATTGCACTGATCGTGATTACGAAGCTGGTGTATCACTACGAGCCGTGGCTGGCAGGGATCCTGGTGTTCTCGATCTGGGGTATCTTGACCGGCAAGTTTCACGTTATTAAAGGTCACCATTTCGTCGAAAAGTTTAACGTGAAGAGTGCGCTGAGCGACGTCGATTTTGAAACGGTCGTAAAGTTCGCTTTCCTTATTGCTCTCGTGGGTGCCGCAAACTATGTTGGGGTCTTGAGAGATGTTGCGAACCTACTCGTCAACACAATCACAGAACACGGTAGCGAAGATCTCGTCGCACCAGGCATTGCCCTCCTCGAAGGCATCGTCTCGGCGTTCATGTCGAACAGCGCACTCGTCGCTTCAAACCAGGCTATGTTTGGTCTCGATCAGTATCCAACCAACCACATTTTCTGGCTGATGCTGAACTACACCACCGGCGTAGGTGGGGCCTTCCTGCCGATCGGCACCGCGGCTGGGATGATCCTAATGTCTCGTTTCCACTCGGTTCTCACCATGGGTGCGTACATCAAGATGACGATCATTCCGTTTTTCCTCGCCTACGTGGCAGGCTTCGCCGTACTGTACGCTGACTATCTGATCAATATCTCCTGATCTCCATCGCGCAACGCGATAGCAAAAGCCCCGACTCTCGTCGGGGCGTTTTTATTTCTCTTTCTTGTCTCCTGTCTCTAGCTCTTTTTCGACTCGCTCCACGATCTCACTGAGTGCCATCTGTGCCTTGACCAAGAAATCATGCGCGCCGAGGTCTTTGGCTTTTTTAATATCAGTAGGCTCAGCCAAGTTCGATAGCACCAACACCGGAATATCACTCAAGTGCACACTTTGCTGCAGTGTCCGCAAGATCTCAAAACCGTCAATATTTGGTAACACCAAGTCGGTCAAAATGATGTCTGGCTTATCCTCCTGCATGTGATCAAAGGCGGTCTGTGCATCTGGACAGCCAGTAACCACATATCCAAGTTCAGTGAAGTTTTCAGACAACGCTTCAAGCAGCATACTCTCATCTTCGATGATCAGGATCTTTTTGGGAGTTTGTTTCATATTCGTAACACTCATTACTTATGACTGTCATTCTACCCTGTGCCGCAAGATAGTAAAACCAGTCCGCTCGAATAGGTCTAGTATCGTCGCCAGAAGTATGGCGTAAACAACATAAGAACCGTAAACAGTTCCAGTCGGCCCACGATCATCAGGCCCGAGAGATACCACTTCACTAAATCTGGCAACTGCGAGTAGTCGCCAACCGGGCCGACCTCACCGAGACCGGGACCAATATTCCCCAGCGTAGCAGCGACTGCACCAAAGGAAGTCGGTGTATCGATCCCAAACAAGAGCAGTACCACCACCGACACTACCGCAATAAAGATGTACAACATAACGAATGCGATCACTCGATACAACACCGACTGCGGGACCAGCTTGCCGTTGAAACGAACCGGCAAGATCGCATCAGGGTGTAGCTGTTTGCGGAATTCTAAAAATGCGTCTTTAAAGAGAACCAGATGTCGCATGACCTTCACTCCTCCTGCGGTCGATCCTGTCATGCCGCCGACAAACATTAAAATAAACAAAATGTAGACCATCGGTGCCGCCCAGACGTAGTAATCAGCAGTCGCAAAACCAGTGGTGGTCACGATCGACACTACTTGGAACAATGCATCACGAAAGGCATGTTCGATCCCGGTACCGAGCGTCACTCCAAAGAGCCATAAGACCAAGGTTGCACCCACTACCACATACACGTAGTAGCGAAACTCATCATTACGAAACAGCGCCGTGATCTTGGTGAACAGTGCAGTGTAGAGGAGCGCAAAGCTCGTCCCCGCTAAGAACATAAAGAAGATCACAATGTACTGCAGGTGCGGCGCAAAGGCAGCCATGCTCGCTTGTTTGGTTGAAAAGCCGCCAGTAGAAAGCGTGGTGAATGCGTGATTGATCGCATCGAAAACAGACATGCCACCAAGCCACAAAAAGAAACCGAGTGCAAACGTAAGTACCACATACACCACCCACATGATCCCGGCAGTTTCTTTAATGCGTGGAGTGAGCTTGTCGACTGTTACTCCAGGCGATTCAGCATTGAAGAGCTGCATACCGCCAATCCCCAAGAGCGGCATGACTGCGATCATAAGCACTACAATTCCCATTCCGCCGATCCACTGTGTCAAACTTCGCCACAACAAGATACTTTCTGGCTGCACCTCGATCGCGGTCAGCACTGACGCACCAGTCGTGGTAAAGCCAGAGACCGATTCAAAGAATGCATTAGCGAGCTGTGGGATAGCCCCTCCAAAAAGATACGGTAAAGCACCCATAAGGGAAAGGAGAACCCAACCACCGGTGACGATCAGATAGATGTCTCGTTTGTGGAGTTGGCGCTTACCACGGTTTGGCAACCACAGTGCAAGCCCGCACACAAACACCAACACGGCCGACACCAAGAACGCTGCGAATTGTCCATCGCCCCGGTACAAAGAATAGAACAGAGGCAGCAGCATGAACGAAGCCTGCAATAACAAGAGGATCCCTAGTATTTGCACAATGGCTCGGACATTGAATGACATACTTAGAGCATATTTTGAAACGCATCACGCACAGCATTGTGGCACGCAACAATGACCCGATCGTTTGGCTGGAAAATATATGAGGGATCAAGCTCAACCGGTTTGTTTTTGCGCAGCACCCCACCGATCACCACTTCGCTCTTTGCAATGAGTTCAATGCTCTTTTGGGGCATACCGGTGATCGGCGATCTGTCCTTCACTAAGAATTCGAAGATCTCCATATCGAGACCCGGGATACTCGCCACTGAAAGTACGTTACGCTTCTTTACATGACGAAAGATAAAGTCTGCCGCAATGTACTTTTTATTGATAAGCGTATCGACACCGAGCTCGTACGCGCCTTGCAAATAGTGTACGTCTTTCACAAACGCGATCGTATGTCTGACACCGTGCTGTTTGGCGATCAGACATGAAATGATGTTGAGCTCTGGATTGCCGGTCGCAGCCACGATCGCGTCCATCTCATCGACGTCATGCTCTTCTAAGAACCCCGATTCTTGCATGTCGCCATGAATGACCAACGCCTCCGGCAAAAAATCTGCTAACTCCTCAGCAACTGATTTCTTCCCCTCTACCATTGTCACCTGGTAGCCCTTTGCCTGCAGCCGTCTGGTCGTCTCAATCCCCGCGCGACTACCACCAAACACCATCGCTCGCTTGCGTCGACGTGTTTGTCCAGACTGTACTTTCGCCATCTTATGGAGACCGCCGGAAGAAGCTATGAAGTACAGATGATCAGTCTCTTTAAGCGGGAGGCGTTCGCTAGCATGATAGGTCATACCATCACGCACGAGTGCGATCGGCTCTACCCCGGCCGCCCGATACTTGCGGGCAATTTGCTGCAATGTATGACCGATCAATGTACTGTACGCCGGGACGATCAAACCAGCCAAAAAGTATTTCCCATGCTCAAATTTTACCAACTGTGAAAACGCCTGTGTATCGAGCAACATCGCGACCTCATCGGCAGCAAGCGAATCCGGTGACACGATCTCATCGATACCGAGTCCAGCGAAATCAAACACATCATCGTGCAAGATCAATTTCGAATGACGCACACGAGCGATCACTCGCTTCGCACCAACCCGCTTGGCTAAGATCGCGGTCATGAGATTAAGCTCTTCACTCTCGGTCACGGACACAAACAGATCAGCTTTAGCCGCGCCTACTTCCATCAGATTGTCATATGAAAGTGCGTTACCCCGAAATGTCGCAACGTCATGCTTTTGTGCCAGACGCTCAAGTTTTTCTGCACTCTTGTCGATCACGCTCAGCTCGTGTCGCTCAGCAGAAAGCTGTGCAATGAGAAATGTGCCTAGGTCGCCGGCACCCGCTACTACGATGCGCATAGAAGTTTGTACACTTCATTATAACGCCGCGCCGAAGGCTGCTTCAATGTTAGTTGGACACAGTGGAGCTAGTATTATCATTCAACGTGTACCAATCAAGATTGCGAGTGATAAACATGACCGTCGCCAGGACTCCAAAGAGTAGGACCGAACCAAACAGCAACGCATACTGATCCATTTGCAGCAGGATGTACAAGTAACCATACAATGCAGTGAGCAGGGTTGCGATCGCTAGAGCACGCTTCTTAGCTTTAAGTACACTGAAACAATAGCCAGTAATGAGCAGCGTGGTCGCGATCATCGCCACCAAGTACGCCGGCAGAAATCCGATCACCTCAGCAAATGAAAGGAGGAGTAGATAAAAGAGCGCAATCGCCAGACCGACCAGGAGATACTGCACTGGATGGATCCGCAAACCGGCAAGCACCTCGTACATGAAGAAGGTCAAAAACGTGAGGCTGATGAAGAGTATTGCGTACTTTGTGGCGCGGTCGACCATAGTATAGAAGTCGACTTCCTGGAACAGGCTCACTCCAAACGCTTTTGCTTGCAGCGTTTCGTTGCCGTCAACCGCGCCACTGCCCAACCAGTACTGCGGGAGATTCTTCCCGTATGAAGTAACGTTCCAAGTCGCCTCAAAACCTTGCTCGGAGACCGTACGGTTCTCAGGCAAAAATTCTCCACTGAAGCTTGGTGCACTCCAGTCTGAACTAAGTGTCACGGCAGTATTTTCTCCGAGTGGAATGAATGAGATCGACTGACTTCCCTTCAGCGGCAGCGCGAATGAAAATTGGCATGTCGCCTGACTTGGGTCGATCGTGACCGGAGTATGTACGCCGACAGTGTCGAGCGTTAAGAATTCAGAAGACGGTAACATCTTGTACTCTTTTTCTCCAAAGCTGAGTGGAAACGAAGACGTGATACCGCGCGTATCGGATACATTCAGCGAGAGGACTGCCTTGTCCCATAAGACCTTTGTATCTGCCGATGATCCCAGATCGATGACTGATATGTCGAAGCTACCGACCCCATTCACTGTCGTGGTGTAGACCGGTGTTTCATACACCCCTCTTGTGAGCAACTGGGTGCCGATCTCACTCTGATACGAAAGGTCCTGTGGCAGTAGCGTGAGGGTGGTCGTATTGACCACACGTTCACCCGTAGTGGTAACAGCTGTCTTTTCAACCGGAATTGTAATGACCGGACCAGCGATCGTCTGTGGCCGACTCCACTGTTCAGACACTTGATCTGACGCATCTCTTTGGGTGCTTTCTCGTTCTTGGACAATATTCCACACGAACATAGTGGCGACCCACGACACAAACACAAGTGCAGCCAGCACAATAAGCTTGGTTGTTAACTGACTCTGAAGCTTCGGTCGAGGAATTTCTCTCATAGTATTTGGTATTTACACATATTCATACTTCCCTTCTTGCCATTTAGTTACGAAAACAGCCGCTCGATAAATCGAGCGGCTCTGTGATTACTTGGAGGCGTGCACCGGAAAAAACTGGCTGATCCGATACTCCAACTGACGCGTGTCGTACTTATCAGCGACTTGAAGCTGCACTTCTCCGACAAAGAAATTCG
Above is a window of Candidatus Nomurabacteria bacterium DNA encoding:
- the creD gene encoding cell envelope integrity protein CreD codes for the protein MREIPRPKLQSQLTTKLIVLAALVFVSWVATMFVWNIVQERESTQRDASDQVSEQWSRPQTIAGPVITIPVEKTAVTTTGERVVNTTTLTLLPQDLSYQSEIGTQLLTRGVYETPVYTTTVNGVGSFDISVIDLGSSADTKVLWDKAVLSLNVSDTRGITSSFPLSFGEKEYKMLPSSEFLTLDTVGVHTPVTIDPSQATCQFSFALPLKGSQSISFIPLGENTAVTLSSDWSAPSFSGEFLPENRTVSEQGFEATWNVTSYGKNLPQYWLGSGAVDGNETLQAKAFGVSLFQEVDFYTMVDRATKYAILFISLTFLTFFMYEVLAGLRIHPVQYLLVGLAIALFYLLLLSFAEVIGFLPAYLVAMIATTLLITGYCFSVLKAKKRALAIATLLTALYGYLYILLQMDQYALLFGSVLLFGVLATVMFITRNLDWYTLNDNTSSTVSN